In Musa acuminata AAA Group cultivar baxijiao chromosome BXJ2-10, Cavendish_Baxijiao_AAA, whole genome shotgun sequence, a genomic segment contains:
- the LOC135625686 gene encoding mannose/glucose-specific lectin-like produces MVLIWLWFRCWRPVRLQAGVLQQGPWGGNGGKTWNMRQADHISNVKIHYNDAVFAFDFTFTVDGKKKTIHVGGDAPQYNEITLEEDEYFTFISGHFKTMWTTDVFITQLTLETNKGNSVSAGNSIGSHFSLNLEDEGKILGFFGREGSTIDAIEGRMVKVGPWGGNGGNVWDMGQADHITKLRIYYGDNIVGLEITYILNGNSHTYKRGTTTGASKEIILEEDEYFTSISGYFHALSNYQRHAIVMLLTLDTNKGASISVGNKTGSSFALTLEEGSRILGFFGRAGTAIDAIGIHCSLPN; encoded by the exons ATGGTATTAATTTGGCTGTGGTTTCGTTGCTGGCGGCCGGTGCGGTTGCAGGCGGGCGTGCTCCAGCAAGGACCATGGGGTGGCAACGGCGGCAAAACCTGGAATATGAGACAGGCGGATCACATTAGCaacgtcaaaattcattacaacgATGCCGTATTCGCGTTTGACTTCACCTTCACCGTCGACGGCAAGAAGAAGACCATCCACGTCGGAGGTGATGCACCCCAGTACAATGAG ATTACTCTAGAGGAGGACGAATACTTCACTTTCATCTCTGGACATTTCAAGACGATGTGGACGACAGACGTTTTCATAACACAACTTACCCTTGAGACCAACAAGGGCAATTCTGTGAGCGCCGGCAATTCGATTGGCAGTCATTTCTCCCTAAATCTAGAGGATGAGGGTAAGATTCTAGGCTTCTTCGGACGTGAAGGTTCTACCATCGATGCCATCGAG GGGAGAATGGTGAAGGTGGGGCCATGGGGTGGCAACGGAGGGAATGTGTGGGATATGGGACAAGCCGACCACATTACCAAACTTCGAATCTATTACGGAGATAACATTGTGGGGTTGGAGATTACCTACATTCTTAACGGTAATTCCCACACCTACAAACGTGGAACCACCACCGGCGCTTCCAAGGAG ATCATCCTTGAGGAGGACGAGTACTTCACTTCTATCTCCGGATACTTTCATGCATTATCCAATTATCAGCGACATGCAATTGTGATGTTGCTTACTCTTGATACCAACAAGGGTGCATCCATAAGTGTCGGTAACAAGACTGGCTCTTCCTTCGCCCTTACTTTAGAGGAGGGGAGTAGGATTCTGGGCTTCTTTGGGCGAGCTGGTACAGCCATTGACGCTATTGGGATTCACTGCTCATTGCCTAACTAA